The region AGTATCCATTCATGACTATAAGGAAGGAACTCTTCGAATTTATCAGGTGATCAAAATAAAAGGGTGTTCTTCatgtctgattttttttaaaaataagaaaaaaatgatgaattaattcatcaattatttattgagaattttatttctttataaattatgttatttaatgaAGTGTTTGACAGCGACCGCACTTCTTTTGCTTGTCAGTGTTTGAACTGTTCGGTTTCACGTGACATTTCGCAATAAAAAATACGGCTCCACGTGCGATCCGCAAGCGTCCACAGGCGGGCCCCACCCACCAACAACAGACTTTTTTTCGttttataataatgaatttaatcAGACCACAGGGATCACGATAtttgaaaagtcaacggagcactCAATCCCACCCGCCTACCCGGGCCAACAAATTACGGGTAATTTTGACCCGAATATAACTCTGACAAAACTAAAGCCGTGAACTGCAATTAGTGAAAGGTCGAGGGGCAAAGTGCAACTCAGGAGTGTCTAATTCGGTTTATTTTAAGGCGGGTATGGAATATAAAACTTTGGGTAAACTgcaaaattagtttaattttagattcatattaaattagttattgtattttaatttttattatcatatctactaaattttaatttttattataattcaatcTCCTGCTTTAATTATTCATCATattctattaataaaaattgatgtgtcagacattaatatataagtttaaaattcacttaaaattaaattaacataaactcCACAACAAcgtttctttaaaatttatattaacgTATAACATAGTCATTTTTGTTACtagaatttaatgaaaaattaaaagaaagccTATGTTATAACATAAATCAAAGTTTAATAGTTgtgataataaaaattaaaatacagtgaTCAATTTCTTATAAAATGCAAAATTGAATAGCAaagaatgtaatttattttaaaaatttattgaaaaaagtcGATATagactaaaaaagaaaaaaccacaAGAGTATGGGTGGCCTAATATCGAACAAAATGCTAtaactctaattttttaaatttaagataaataaatacaatttaaaGAACGCATATCTTTTATTTGATATGGTATTAGTACATTATTCATTAGATAttattatacaaatattttgaaaaaaaaacacaaaagatGATGCACTAGATTCATATGCAATAGGTAGAATAgtgttatttcatttattttagatattttttgacatttgttATTGAATTATAATATTGATAATAGAGTAAAGTTGGCTTACCTATATCCAACTCCAATATTTTAGAATATCCTCCCTTACAAGGGCTACTTGCCGCTCTGTCTCAACTCCAATACCTTACCTCATATTTTTAAGAGATAAGTATCTTATCTCGTATCTTTGAAAGATAAGGGTTTGTACCTCATGTTCTATCGAAGCATTCTAAATCCTATTTCTcttgttaataaaattttatatatatatatatatttataaattcaaaCACCATCAACTTTAATCAAACAACCATTAACTCCACCCAACCGAGATAGAATACAGATTTGCTGCCGGATCCGGAAGAGAAGCCCGCCCGAACGTAAGCCCTGACGCGGTCTTTTGTGTCGGGCATTCTGTTGCTGTTCCATGGggtaaattattataattattatcatcGTCGTAGCTGTCGTCCGTTGAAAACCCTCGGTCCGCAGCCAATCCATTCTCTCTTGACTCTCTGTTATAAGCTTGCTCGCCCGTGCAgtgaagagagggagagagagaagaaatccTTCGGTTCCATCACCCATCCACCACTCAAAAGCTACTGAGATCGGGAGGAAGGTAGAGGAACGGTTTTGAGCAgcggaggaagaaggagaaatggCACAAGTGAAGAGGATTAAGCTCGGATCGCAAGGCCTCGAGGTCTCGGCGCAGGGCCTCGGGTGCATGGGGATGTCGGCGTTCTACGGCCCTCCGAAGCCTGAAGAAGACATGATCAAGCTCATCCACCACGCCGTCGACACCGGCGTCACGCTCCTCGACACCTCCGAGAGCTACGGCCCTCACACCAACGAGATCCTCCTCGGCAAGGTCAATTACGCTTCGCTTTCtgtggtttttttatttttgattgtttttttggGTTTGGATTCGGTGTAAATCGAGTTGACTGATTGGAGAAATTGGTGGGCAGGCGTTGAAGGGTGAGATCAGGAAGAAGGTTCAGCTGGCGACCAAATTCGGCATCAGCTTTGCGCCGGACGGGAAGAGGATCGTGAGGGGCGATCCAGCCTACATCCGGGCGGCTTGCGAGGCCAGCTTGAAGCGGCTCGGCACCGATTACATCGATATCTACTACCAGCACCGTGTCGACACCAAAGTTCCGATTGAAATCACGGTTTGGCCacttttcccccatttttcctTTACTTCCCTCTGAAACCAACTGCTCGTAGAATATGAACTGTGTTTGGGCTAATCTGCAGCTCTACTAATCACTTGAAAAAGACTTTAGGGTGTGTTTGGTAGTTCCAAATGCCTTCACGAATTAGCCCATTCTTGATTATTGACACTTGACAAGAAAACAGATTGTGACCACCAGGCCCTCATGAGGGATGATGTGCCCACCAAAAGGTCTTCATTTAAAGCCtcgctctctctccctctgtggTCGGTTGATTGTCACGGGGTTATTCTGAGTTTTGAGGGTGAAGGGGCTAATGTTGGAGTTTAGTAGGGATGCTGTCAGTTCTGGATATGGCACCTGAATTCACCAAAAGAACGTTGGTGTGGATTTATCCCTGGTTAGTCTAACCTAATGGGTGGGGTGAGACCGTGGGAGGCTGGGTCTGCTCATTTTGCATACATCTTGGATATAGATTTACCCTTTTCACTTagcagaaaaaggaaataaagattGTCACTCTTAGGTCAGGAAAAAACAAACTTACAGTCGCTACCATAAATGAAACCattaaatgagataaatttgGTTGGAGCTTGAATAATACTATGCTACATAAATGAAACCATTTTGCAAATCATAATTGATTAGTgtatttgattgatttttttttttatcataaagtttgttagagttttcttttttttttttttcagatttgtTGAATCTTATTTTGTTTGCAATTGCAGTGAAAATATTCTTCACTATGGCATGAAGAGCAACTCAAAAGCATAATACCAGATTAAAATGAATTGagaaaattgaatatatttattcTTGTAATGTATTAATGTTTTAGTGTTAATTTGATTATGGCAAATTGACTATAGTTTGTTGCCCCCGTTGGAGCTTGCGTCATGCCAACGGGGCCACTGCAATGCCTAATCTAGGGGGATGGGGTGTGAGTGGGGGCAGGGTCACGCTCAAACGGTCCCTGGTCTTGTTCTTTTGAACTtgccccctccccccccccccccccccccccctctctctctctcttctcaatAATCTTCTTATCCAGTGCATCTTCCAGGTTTATTGTAGTAATCATGATATGAAAACACAATGCCTACAGCCTACCTTGTTGCTTCCTTTGCTGGGTGGAAAATGCACTATTATGATGTAGGGTGATTATTTATATGCAAGTATGGTAACCTGCAGTTTGTTCTCATCTCATGTCCATGGTTCAAATGTTTTCAACGGTTGGAATCAACTAGgccaattgaaattttatagtCATTTATTTGGAGATCAATGAACATCAGTCGTTGCCAATATTATCATCATATGCATCcatgatcatttgagcaggatgatatttttgtactttgattcctcccaaaattttctttgaaacTTGTTATCTGCTTCTCTCTTTATCTTATAACCAAACAAGCTTTCTATCTAGCATTATTGACTTGTTTTTGGCATCTTTTCACCAGATGGGAGAACTCAAGAAACTGGTTGAGGAGGGCAAAATAAAGTACGTTGGTCTATCTGAGGCCTCTCCTGCAACAATTAGGAGGGCACATGCTGTTCATCCTGTTACAGCGGTACAAATTGAATGGTCCTTGTGGTCGAGAGATGTGGAGAGAGAAGTAATTCCTACTTGCAGGTCGGCATCACTTATTCTGCAAAATGAACATTTTGGGAGTGAGAGCAAATCAGATTTCAGTTTTATAACCTTTGTGATTATTCAGGGAGCTGGGCATTGGGATTGTCGCATACAGTCCATTGGGAAGAGGATTCTTTTCAGCCGGCCCCAAGATAATGGATAGTTTGGCAAGTGACGATGCCCGGAAGGTTTGTGCATATATAACGTGCACTGTTTAACTTTCAAGCTGAAATAGTGTGTTAGGGAATGACATGCAATAGTATCACAATGATGTTTTGAACATTCAGTACTTTTCTAACTTCACTACAATCATAGCCAAGTAATTGGCCTTATTGGCTAACAAAGTACATCCCTGTTTCAGAAGTTGAATGGTCCGTCCTTAGTCCATGTTCCATTAAAAAGAACCATGTTTCAGGTCCTTATCCTGGAATTCTAGCTTCCCTTTTGCTCCATAGATGCATAAACTAGGCTGCACCAATGACCAAATGTTCATCATTTCTTTTCACCATTGTTTCACTGCTACTTCTATCTTATGACACACGAATTTTCACTTGTTTGCTGTTTGATCCTGTTGCATGGTAGCTCCCTTTACGGTTTTACATCAAATAACGCATTCCATTTCTTCTAGACTCTACCAAGGTTCAACCCCGAGAATCTCGAGCACAACAATATCATGTTCGAGCGGGTCAACCAAATCGCAGCAAGGAAGGGCTGCACCCCGGGGCAGCTAGCCCTGGCATGGGTTCTCCACCAAGGCGACGACGTGTGCCCCATTCCTGGAACCACCAAGGTCGAGAACTTCAACCTGAACGTCGGGGCTTTGTCAGTGAAGCTGACACCAGAAGAAATGGCCGAGCTCGAATCCATTGCCACCGAAGACGCCGTGAAGGGTGACAGATATGGTGGCCTGGTCTCTACCTGGGAGAACTCAGACACTCCACCCTTGGCATCGTGGAAGGCTGAATGAAAACCATGCATGCATGCTGCGGACTTGTGCTCTTTGTGTTTCCCCGAGTTTAGAAGAGCTTAATACTTGTATGCTTCTACTTTTGAGTGTTTGACATCCATCACAGGCTTTTGTTTAAGACTATGTTTGGAGATTTTTATGAATAACTACGTTGCCTGTCATGCTATCTGGGCATTCCctagaattaagtttgaatgAGGGCCAAAAACCCAGAAGAAAGCAGCCCTGATAGTATCACTATGATATACTAATTTGTAAACCAAACAATTACTAGTTTACGACTACTTTTCCTTCCCTTGTGTATGCCTACTTTTTTTCTGTAAgagtatattaataaaaaaattgcaaaacgCTTATAACTTACGCGGGGGTATATCTCAAGTAATCATGAAGAAAAgtaaacaaaccaaaaaaaactcataaaaaaacagGAGCAACTATCAAATCTAAACAcataattaatcttaaaatatatttacattaaaacATGTAAAAGGATAGTTCCATCAAACTGAATTCATAATCATTGGACTTTGAGGCTTTGGTTTCATTGACAATGGTTTCATTGTAAAATAATCCTGCATGAAATAAGTGTCAAACAAGTTGAACCACCCATAGCATGGGCTGAGGCAAATAATGTCAGGCAATAGTACTAGGTTATGGTGTTTCTAAACATATAAGGATAAGGTGGTGgtgttttttttgtgttttaattttgaattttaagttttgaatttgtttttaattttgtgttttgagtgtttattttaagatttttaaaaatgcgttctttttatcattctaaaaaattatttcttaaaatataaaattaaaaaacggtttattttggaattttgagaaaaattattttataatattttatttaataaatttgattcaaaattgtaagcatttattaataaattataaatttaattcaaaaaatttaaaatataatacaagaaataactgataatttaattatatataatatattaaaattataaagtgttttctaaaatcatttttaatttaactcaacTATGCATACCTTGATGTTAATTTGTTTTTACCTACAAATTAACATTTgacattaattttgagatttatattacccacaatataaatattaaaaaaaatataaatcataaaatagcaaaatattgatttatccaaaattttaaaaatataattaaaaaaataataaaaaaaccatTTGGATATGGAAAGAAGATGGTGGCGAAAGGAAGAAATGTAAACATGAAGAAATGGCataagggaagaagaaagaaggaagaaatgacAGAAAGATAAAAGGAAGAAACGACCAACAGTGGCAGATCTGGGCATGGCCAGCAATGGCGATGGCGGTGATGATAATAACGAGTGATGACGGTGGCGAGCATGGAGCACAAATGACGATGGTGGTTGAAGGAAAACGAATGGTAGCAGTTGAAAATGGTTGATTTCAGTTGTTGGTTGACAATAATAGTGATCAAGAAATGGAAAATAGAAtatagaagagagaaagagagagagagtgtgtgtgtgtataagcgtttttcatgttttgagttaacgtgttttggttgaaaacgaccaaaatgcatttttggtgttttgagcgtaaatattttttgtattttggaaaatatatttttaaaaataggtaAGGAAACgcgttttgatattttaaaaaattaaaaataaaaaataccataaaaataatacaaagaaCAAGCCTTAAGTTTTTACAAAAACGGAACTTTGACTCTTAGTATAGTCTTTGACAATTAAGTATTTGAAAATGAGTTAAAGTAAATACTAATAAATCTATGAAGGTAAGTGTGAGATAGTTTTACCCATTGACTTTTTACTTTCTATATAAATTGAGTTCCCCGACAATTTGGCTAGATTTTCCCTTAATATTTTTGGTTTGGAACCTATCTTGAGTTTGGACTTGCTTCTCTAGGCAGAAGAGCGTGTGGCCCACGTGCCATATTTTAACAAACAAAACACATATCATGTTATGACTACAAGAGACACGtaatacataataatttattttattttaaaaaatataaaaaataaatttataattaaatataatcttGAATCCTAAACCTTCATCCTAATTAATTCTCAACaacatttttattatatcaCAGTAAAGAGAAAATATCGTAATAattcatgttattttattttaaaaatataaaaatagaataaggtcaattaatataatatataaaagaatttaCTTATACACTTGTTTTTCAAACAatgaattttagatttaaaaattttattatttaattttttataataaatgcatttaattttaacatagaccaattaaaaattaaaaatgagatataataaatagtcatatttaataatatttttttaatatccatttatcatattatgttattaaaattaaacaatgttatttatttcttaaataattttaaatacgaatatatttattataaattaataagattatttcattattaaaaataaaatataataaatgtaacttatttacattttcgTGCTTCTGTGAAAACGCGGTTGGAGTTGGATGCCTCGGCGTGGTGGGGGGTGTTTTCGTCATTTTGGTCACTCCGTGCGTGCGTTCCACGTAAGAGAATTGCTTATGACAGTTCTCTGCATCGTCCTATGCTCTCATAATGCCTTGCGGACTGTTCCCACCTCCTCTTCCCTCGCGCTTCTTCTTTCCCCTCCCGCGTTACCTCCACGCCCCGCCGCTCACACTGCCCGCCGGTCCGCGTTGGCCGCCGCGGTCTGCCTGTCCGAGGTCAGTTCCAGATCTGTGTTTTCGCTTCGGTTTCGATTCCCCCTCTCTCGATTTACTTTTGGGAATTTGGTGATTAGTTTTGCTCGATCGGGCTAGGGCTGTGCCTCCCAGAGTCCCTAATTGATCATCGCAACTGATGGATTGTTGATCTTCCATCTCGACCATTGTACGCGTAATTCGTTATCGGCTGATTGATTACTCTTGATGCTGTTACATTTTCCGAattgcttttcctttctttctttttttggtttgatttaagGCGAATTCCTTTAATGATGTTAATTAAAGGCGGAACGCCGGTCAAACTCCTTAATTATGGATCTGAATCGGAATTGGTGGTTGATTTGTCTTGGAAATGAGGAAACAGATGCTAAAAAGCTGAGGTATGAAAGTGGTCATTGTTGGCcttttttgaaggaaaagcaCAAAAAATGATGCACCAGATTCATATGGAATAATGGGCACGATAGCGTCTATTTCATCTCTCCGGACACTATTCGACATTTGTTATCGAATTATAGTGTTGGCTATAGAGTGGGGTTGGGCCTGCCCATAACCAATCCCAATACCTCGCCTCATTTTGTTGAGAGAGAAAGGGTTTTTACACCATACTCCAATCGAGTGTCCCAAATCCCATCTCTTTGGTTAAGGCtgaatttaacatttttttatgagtattttatttttttaattttatagtaataagtgaatattttatatttttcttgaattagtattattttttttaattttattttaatttcttgatttttaaaattttaaattatttataatttaatcattattattttattaaccGATTATATGTATATTCTTTAAATGTAGATAGGTGCATACATTAAATATATCTAATCTAATCtatctaataatattattaaatctaATAAAGGCATAGTGTTCAACGAATTTAGAATCGAATTCACGGGTTGAACCAATAAAATAGATTAGATTTAAGTttgatcatttatttaaaaacttattgtACTTATTTTATCATCATACATTTAATTATCTATTAGTTTAATGTAATAAATCTACCAACAAAATAGGGATGATGTACCTTGAACTTTAcacatctaaataatatttt is a window of Diospyros lotus cultivar Yz01 chromosome 10, ASM1463336v1, whole genome shotgun sequence DNA encoding:
- the LOC127811290 gene encoding probable aldo-keto reductase 2, which produces MAQVKRIKLGSQGLEVSAQGLGCMGMSAFYGPPKPEEDMIKLIHHAVDTGVTLLDTSESYGPHTNEILLGKALKGEIRKKVQLATKFGISFAPDGKRIVRGDPAYIRAACEASLKRLGTDYIDIYYQHRVDTKVPIEITMGELKKLVEEGKIKYVGLSEASPATIRRAHAVHPVTAVQIEWSLWSRDVEREVIPTCRELGIGIVAYSPLGRGFFSAGPKIMDSLASDDARKTLPRFNPENLEHNNIMFERVNQIAARKGCTPGQLALAWVLHQGDDVCPIPGTTKVENFNLNVGALSVKLTPEEMAELESIATEDAVKGDRYGGLVSTWENSDTPPLASWKAE